From the Hevea brasiliensis isolate MT/VB/25A 57/8 chromosome 15, ASM3005281v1, whole genome shotgun sequence genome, one window contains:
- the LOC110656780 gene encoding 60S ribosomal protein L18a-like protein has product MSEEDKADNRAFVVDHQHHQYGTFQGVANYPPPHHQPVIGFPQPVPPPGATEPSYPPPPYYAYAYQTVPGYAVAEGRPVRERRLPCCGIGVGWFLFIIGFFLGAIPWYVGLFVLLCARIDPREKPGYIACTIAAVLATVAIILGVTKGSED; this is encoded by the exons ATGAGCGAAGAAGACAAAGCAGACAACAGAGCCTTCGTCGTCGATCACCAGCACCATCAGTACGGTACCTTTCAAGGCGTTGCTAATTATCCTCCTCCCCACCACCAGCCTGTAATCGGCTTCCCTCAGCCTGTCCCTCCTCCTGGAGCTACTGAGCCTTCCTACCCTCCGCCTCCCTATTATGCTTACGCTTACCAAACCGTTCCAG GTTATGCTGTTGCTGAAGGAAGACCTGTAAGAGAGCGTCGCCTTCCTTGCTGTGGTATTGGTGTTGGCTGGTTCTT GTTTATAATCGGTTTCTTTCTTGGTGCTATCCCCTGGTATGTTGGACTATTTGTTCTGCTATGCGCAAGGATAGATCCCCGAGAAAAACCAGGATACATTGCTTGCACAATTGCT GCTGTTCTTGCCACCGTTGCAATTATTCTTGGTGTAACTAAGGGATCAGAAGATTAG